A region of Melitaea cinxia chromosome 15, ilMelCinx1.1, whole genome shotgun sequence DNA encodes the following proteins:
- the LOC123660700 gene encoding LOW QUALITY PROTEIN: uncharacterized protein LOC123660700 (The sequence of the model RefSeq protein was modified relative to this genomic sequence to represent the inferred CDS: substituted 1 base at 1 genomic stop codon) — MQRILGTLIAGAWVLFATANLTLNPVNNENGILLLKQGLVLKQIDTFSLACVYNITYLHEVTIKILALYVSTKDAEDRSLLGSKDIRYQTYKNQIEASLSLINKKIMFIAPHSTRVRRGIINGLGSVVKAITGNLDYEDAIKFENEISNLRNSVYKIQNSQKQSLFLAENTIKEFSKQIQIIKENEEKLVNLLKNATISNNLIINHMNFLDLYIQINFSLEFLLNKLLVLEDAMTFAQIGVMHPSIIAPHNLITEIQNMQKSNKFKAVDSISIKNIHSIEKSISVKAYSTEHALTFILEIPSVDPNVFDLLHIYSIPDKQNLTIIPXSKYLVLGSEEYSYLEDSCRKITQDTHLCATLNTQPVDKSEDCVISLIKHQKANCTRAKMNLKQQKIQKIEENKWLIILQHDEILRIHCGSKTTYKKISGIQIVSITSDCQLEISNKILRTNSDTITIDEIIPLPSTPIIPEEKIHYNLQLEDISLDSIHELMERAEDIPNEDGTNWQVMMATPSWPTIGIYIICAGIICWKLYLWRQSRNKTYKTAEPAVRQNSCSEDATGSCKMRFQLKEGGVTRPIDATGSSSNNGC; from the exons ATGCAGAGAATCCTTGG GACCCTCATCGCAGGAGCCTGGGTGCTCTTCGCAACAGCCAACTTAACCCTTAATCccgtaaataatgaaaatggaatattattacttaaacaAGGACTAGTTCTCAAACAGATTGATACTTTTAGTCTGGCTTGTGTCTATAATATCACTTACCTTCATGAGGTTACTATAAAAATTCTAGCACTATATGTTAGCACGAAAGATGCAGAGGATAGGTCGTTATTAGGTAGTAAGGATATACGTTATCAAACATACAAGAACCAGATAGAAGCTagtttaagtttaataaataagaaaattatgtttatagcaCCGCATTCAACTAGAGTTAGGCGTGGTATAATAAATGGGTTAGGATCTGTGGTTAAAGCAATTACAGGAAATTTAGACTACGAAGATgcgattaaatttgaaaatgaaatatcaaACTTACGAAATTCagtttataaaattcaaaattctcagaaacaatctttatttttagcggaaaatacaattaaagaatttagcaaacaaatacaaattattaaagaaaatgagGAAAAATTAGTAAACCTGTTGAAAAATGCCactattagtaataatttaataattaatcatatgaactttttagatttatacattcaaataaattttagtttagaGTTCCTATTAAATAAGCTTTTAGTTCTAGAAGATGCAATGACCTTTGCTCAGATAGGTGTAATGCACCCAAGTATAATAGCTCCACATAACTTAATAACTGAGATTCAGAACATGCaaaagtcaaataaatttaaagcagTAGATAGTATAAgcatcaaaaatatacatagtataGAAAAGTCAATTAGTGTAAAAGCTTATAGCACAGAGCACGCATTAACATTTATCCTGGAAATACCCTCCGTTGATCCAAACGTTTTTGACCTTCTCCATATCTATTCCATCCCAGATAAGcaaaatttaactattattCCCTAGTCCAAATACCTAGTACTGGGTAGCGAGGAGTACTCTTACCTGGAAGACAGCTGCAGGAAGATCACGCAAGACACCCATCTCTGCGCGACACTGAACACTCAACCCGTAGATAAATCTGAAGACTGCGTTATATCACTCATCAAACATCAAAAAGCAAACTGTACAAGAGCGAAAATGAATCTCAAACAACAGAAAATACAGAAAATAGAAGAAAACAAATGGCTGATAATTCTTCAACACGATGAAATTTTAAGAATTCATTGTGGTTCAAAAACAACATACAAAAAGATATCCGGTATTCAAATAGTCAGCATCACAAGTGACTGTCAATtagaaatatcaaataaaatattgagaaCAAATTCTGACACAATAACAATAGATGAAATCATTCCATTACCAAGTACTCCAATCATACCAGAAGAAAAGATACATTATAACCTTCAGCTCGAAGACATCTCACTGGACAGTATCCATGAGTTGATGGAACGTGCAGAAGACATCCCAAACGAAGATGGCACTAATTGGCAAGTTATGATGGCTACCCCGAGTTGGCCCACCATCGGAATATACATTATCTGCGCTGGGATTATATGCTGGAAATTATATCTATGGAGGCAAAGCCGAAATAAAACATACAAGACGGCGGAACCTGCAGTCAGACAGAACAGTTGCAGCGAGGACGCTACAGGAAGCTGCAAAATGCGCTTCCAGCTTAAGGAGGGAGGAGTTACGCGACCCATCGACGCCACCGGCTCAAGTTCTAACAATGGCTGCTGA